The Channa argus isolate prfri chromosome 14, Channa argus male v1.0, whole genome shotgun sequence genome includes a window with the following:
- the pkn2a gene encoding serine/threonine-protein kinase N2 isoform X2, with protein sequence MAADSVQGDARGQLVAERLGLGHNLDLSDTMVQQKLDEIKEQIRREIRKELKIKEGAENLRKVTTDKKSLAYVDNMLKKSNKKVEELHQELQELNAHIVVKDPEEVLECPLTPDTPNMCTSSNRLAALKRQNDIELKVKQGAENMIQMYSNGSSKDRKLLATAQQMLQDSRTKIEFIRMQILKASQASELSFENNDVMDKPIISPLDLRVEELCHHARIESAVAEGAKNVMKLLGSGKVTEKKAHSEAQARFNESSQKLDLLRYSLEQRLNELPKNHPRSSSIIEELSLLSSPALSPRSSIISTQTQYSTVTKPAALTGTLDVRLMGCQDLLENVPGRSKAASAPLPGWSPSETRSSFISRANRNRGASSRNLTKSEELSNEISAVLKLDNTVVGQTSWRPVSNQAWDQKFTLELDRSRELEISVYWRDWRSLCAVKFLRLEDFLDNQRHGMCLYLEPQGMLFAEVTFFNPVIERRPKLQRQKKIFSKQQGKTFLRAPQMNINIATWGRLVRRAIPTVSTNSFSPQAAEIGPSSLPGSPTPSSDPLVTKLDFDKEPTPGSKQYTVHHDIREPLVQDKMPDKEEVQDALASFDFLNKRNSMAVKQDLDGVVGQEIQNPDLELTAIQKDTEIREEEQFHFSLQDFKCVAVLGRGHFGKVLLAEYKSTGEMFAIKALKKGDIVARDEVDSLMCEKRIFETVNSVRHPFLVNLFACFQTQEHVCFVMEYAAGGDLMMHIHADVFSEPRAVFYAACVVLGLQFLHDHKIVYRDLKLDNLLLDTEGYVKIADFGLCKEGMGFRDRTSTFCGTPEFLAPEVLTETSYTRAVDWWGLGVLIFEMLVGESPFPGDDEEEVFDSIVNDEVRYPQFLSTEAISIMRRLLRRSPERRLGAGERDAEEVKKHLFFRNVDWNGLLAKKVKPPFVPTIQGANDVSNFDDEFTSEAPILTPPREPRVLSSNEQNMFSDFDYIADWC encoded by the exons ATGGCCGCCGACTCCGTGCAG GGGGATGCCAGGGGCCAGCTGGTGGCGGAGCGACTAGGTCTTGGACACAATTTGGATCTCTCCGACACCATGGTACAACAAAAGCTGGACGAGATAAAGGAGCAGATCCGCCGTGAGATCCGCAAGGAGCTGAAGATCAAGGAAGGTGCAGAGAATCTGCGCAAG gtCACCACAGACAAGAAGAGCCTGGCTTATGTTGACAACATGCTGAAAAAATCTAACAAGAAAGTTGAGGAGCTTCACCAGGAGCTGCAAGAACTTAACGCCCACATTGTGGTCAAAGACCCTGAAGAAGTGCTAG AATGCCCTCTGACTCCAGATACCCCTAACATGTGCACCAGCAGTAACCGCCTTGCCGCCCTGAAAAGACAGAATGACATCGAGCTCAAGGTCAAACAGGGCGCTGAAAACATGATTCAGATGTACTCCAATGGGTCCTCCAAG GACCGTAAGTTGCTAGCGACAGCCCAGCAGATGCTTCAGGACAGCAGGACGAAGATCGAGTTCATCAGGATGCAGATCCTTAAGGCCAGCCAAGCCAGTGAGCTGAGCTTTGAGAACAATGATGTGATGG ACAAGCCCATCATCAGCCCATTAGACCTCCGGGTGGAGGAGCTGTGTCACCACGCGAGGATAGAGTCTGCTGTAGCAGAAGGAGCCAAGAACGTCATGAAACTCCTGGGTTCTGGAAAAGTAACAGAAAAGAAAGCGCATTCAGAG GCCCAGGCCCGATTTAATGAGTCCAGTCAAAAGCTCGACCTCTTACGATACTCTTTGGAGCAGCGCCTGAATGAGTTGCCTAAAAACCACCCTCGCAGCAGCAGCATTATAGAAGAGCTATCCCTGCTTTCGTCACCAGCGCTCAGTCCCAGATCAAGTATCATCTCCACACAAACGCAATACAGCACTGTCACCAAACCAGCCGCACTCACAG GCACGTTAGACGTCAGGCTCATGGGTTGTCAGGACCTTCTGGAAAATGTCCCCGGTCGTTCCAAAGCTGCTTCTGCCCCGCTTCCTGGGTGGAGCCCAAGCGAGACGCGTTCATCCTTCATTAGCCGAGCCAACCGAAACCGTGGTGCGAGCTCAAGGAACCTGACAAAAAGCGAGGAGCTCTCCA ATGAGATCAGCGCAGTGTTGAAGCTGGACAACACGGTAGTTGGACAGACGAGCTGGAGGCCGGTCAGCAACCAGGCCTGGGACCAGAAATTTACATTGGAGCTGGACCGG TCTCGTGAGCTGGAGATTTCTGTGTATTGGCGGGACTGGCGTTCACTCTGTGCTGTCAAGTTTCTGCGGCTGGAAGACTTCCTGGACAACCAACGTCATGGAATGTGTCTCTATCTAGAACCACAGGGAATGTTGTTTGCTGAg GTAACATTTTTCAACCCAGTCATTGAGAGAAGACCAAagctgcaaagacaaaagaagattTTCTCAAAACAACAGG GCAAGACATTCCTGCGAGCCCCTCAGATGAATATCAACATTGCCACCTGGGGTCGCTTGGTGAGAAGAGCCATACCAACTGTCAGCACCAACTCTTTCAGTCCACAGGCTGCTGAGATCGGGCCCAGCAGTCTGCCTGGATCACCCACACCCAGCAG TGACCCGCTGGTGACCAAGCTAGACTTTGACAAAGAGCCCACCCCAGGAAGCAAACAGTACACAGTACATCACGACATCCGTGAACCACTGGTGCAGGACAAGATGCCCGACAAAGAAGAAGTGCAG GATGCACTTGCCTCATTTGACTTCTTGAACAAAAGAAACAGCATGGCAGTGAAGCAAGATCTGGACGGAGTGGTAGGGCAGGAAATCCAGAATCCAGACCTGGAACTAACTGCCAtccagaaagacacagagattAG GGAAGAAGAGCAGTTCCATTTCAGTCTGcaagattttaaatgtgtggcaGTCCTTGGACGTGGTCACTTTGGGAAG GTGCTACTTGCAGAATATAAAAGCACAGGAGAGATGTTTGCTATCAAAGCTCTGAAGAAAGGAGATATCGTTGCTCGTGATGAGGTGGACAG TCTGATGTGTGAGAAGAGGATTTTTGAAACTGTCAACAGTGTCCGCCACCCGTTCCTGGTCAACCTGTTTGCGTGCTTCCAGACACAGgagcatgtgtgttttgtcatgGAGTACGCAGCTGGAGGCGACCTAATGATGCACATCCACGCTGATGTTTTCTCTGAGCCCAGGGCTGT ATTCTATGCAGCCTGTGTCGTATTAGGATTACAGTTCTTACATGACCATAAGATTGTGTACAG AGATTTAAAGCTGGATAACCTGCTTCTAGATACAGAGGGTTATGTGAAAATTGCTGACTTTGGACTTTGCAAAGAAG GAATGGGTTTCAGGGACCGCACCAGCACATTTTGTGGCACGCCAGAGTTTTTAGCTCCTGAGGTTTTGACTGAAACTTCGTACACCCGTGCTGTGGACTGGTGGGGCCTGGGTGTTCTCATCTTTGAGATGCTGGTTGGAGAG TCACCCTTCCCtggtgatgatgaggaggaggtgtTTGACAGCATTGTCAATGATGAAGTCCGCTACCCCCAGTTTCTCTCAACTGAGGCCATTTCCATCATGAGGAGG CTTTTGCGGAGGAGTCCAGAACGACGTCTTGGAGCAGGAGAAAGAGATGCAGAGGAGGTCAAGAAGCATCTATTCTTTAGG aacgTGGATTGGAACGGACTTTTGGCCAAGAAGGTGAAGCCACCATTTGTGCCAACAATCCAGGGCGCTAACGATGTCAGTAACTTTGATGATGAATTTACCTCAGAGGCTCCCATCTTAACCCCGCCCAGGGAACCTCGAGTGCTGAGCTCCAATGAGCAGAACATGTTCTCTGACTTTGATTACATTGCAGACTGGTGTTAA
- the pkn2a gene encoding serine/threonine-protein kinase N2 isoform X1 translates to MAADSVQGDARGQLVAERLGLGHNLDLSDTMVQQKLDEIKEQIRREIRKELKIKEGAENLRKVTTDKKSLAYVDNMLKKSNKKVEELHQELQELNAHIVVKDPEEVLECPLTPDTPNMCTSSNRLAALKRQNDIELKVKQGAENMIQMYSNGSSKDRKLLATAQQMLQDSRTKIEFIRMQILKASQASELSFENNDVMGELWLPFNDKPIISPLDLRVEELCHHARIESAVAEGAKNVMKLLGSGKVTEKKAHSEAQARFNESSQKLDLLRYSLEQRLNELPKNHPRSSSIIEELSLLSSPALSPRSSIISTQTQYSTVTKPAALTGTLDVRLMGCQDLLENVPGRSKAASAPLPGWSPSETRSSFISRANRNRGASSRNLTKSEELSNEISAVLKLDNTVVGQTSWRPVSNQAWDQKFTLELDRSRELEISVYWRDWRSLCAVKFLRLEDFLDNQRHGMCLYLEPQGMLFAEVTFFNPVIERRPKLQRQKKIFSKQQGKTFLRAPQMNINIATWGRLVRRAIPTVSTNSFSPQAAEIGPSSLPGSPTPSSDPLVTKLDFDKEPTPGSKQYTVHHDIREPLVQDKMPDKEEVQDALASFDFLNKRNSMAVKQDLDGVVGQEIQNPDLELTAIQKDTEIREEEQFHFSLQDFKCVAVLGRGHFGKVLLAEYKSTGEMFAIKALKKGDIVARDEVDSLMCEKRIFETVNSVRHPFLVNLFACFQTQEHVCFVMEYAAGGDLMMHIHADVFSEPRAVFYAACVVLGLQFLHDHKIVYRDLKLDNLLLDTEGYVKIADFGLCKEGMGFRDRTSTFCGTPEFLAPEVLTETSYTRAVDWWGLGVLIFEMLVGESPFPGDDEEEVFDSIVNDEVRYPQFLSTEAISIMRRLLRRSPERRLGAGERDAEEVKKHLFFRNVDWNGLLAKKVKPPFVPTIQGANDVSNFDDEFTSEAPILTPPREPRVLSSNEQNMFSDFDYIADWC, encoded by the exons ATGGCCGCCGACTCCGTGCAG GGGGATGCCAGGGGCCAGCTGGTGGCGGAGCGACTAGGTCTTGGACACAATTTGGATCTCTCCGACACCATGGTACAACAAAAGCTGGACGAGATAAAGGAGCAGATCCGCCGTGAGATCCGCAAGGAGCTGAAGATCAAGGAAGGTGCAGAGAATCTGCGCAAG gtCACCACAGACAAGAAGAGCCTGGCTTATGTTGACAACATGCTGAAAAAATCTAACAAGAAAGTTGAGGAGCTTCACCAGGAGCTGCAAGAACTTAACGCCCACATTGTGGTCAAAGACCCTGAAGAAGTGCTAG AATGCCCTCTGACTCCAGATACCCCTAACATGTGCACCAGCAGTAACCGCCTTGCCGCCCTGAAAAGACAGAATGACATCGAGCTCAAGGTCAAACAGGGCGCTGAAAACATGATTCAGATGTACTCCAATGGGTCCTCCAAG GACCGTAAGTTGCTAGCGACAGCCCAGCAGATGCTTCAGGACAGCAGGACGAAGATCGAGTTCATCAGGATGCAGATCCTTAAGGCCAGCCAAGCCAGTGAGCTGAGCTTTGAGAACAATGATGTGATGGGTGAGCTTTGGCTTCCATTTAATG ACAAGCCCATCATCAGCCCATTAGACCTCCGGGTGGAGGAGCTGTGTCACCACGCGAGGATAGAGTCTGCTGTAGCAGAAGGAGCCAAGAACGTCATGAAACTCCTGGGTTCTGGAAAAGTAACAGAAAAGAAAGCGCATTCAGAG GCCCAGGCCCGATTTAATGAGTCCAGTCAAAAGCTCGACCTCTTACGATACTCTTTGGAGCAGCGCCTGAATGAGTTGCCTAAAAACCACCCTCGCAGCAGCAGCATTATAGAAGAGCTATCCCTGCTTTCGTCACCAGCGCTCAGTCCCAGATCAAGTATCATCTCCACACAAACGCAATACAGCACTGTCACCAAACCAGCCGCACTCACAG GCACGTTAGACGTCAGGCTCATGGGTTGTCAGGACCTTCTGGAAAATGTCCCCGGTCGTTCCAAAGCTGCTTCTGCCCCGCTTCCTGGGTGGAGCCCAAGCGAGACGCGTTCATCCTTCATTAGCCGAGCCAACCGAAACCGTGGTGCGAGCTCAAGGAACCTGACAAAAAGCGAGGAGCTCTCCA ATGAGATCAGCGCAGTGTTGAAGCTGGACAACACGGTAGTTGGACAGACGAGCTGGAGGCCGGTCAGCAACCAGGCCTGGGACCAGAAATTTACATTGGAGCTGGACCGG TCTCGTGAGCTGGAGATTTCTGTGTATTGGCGGGACTGGCGTTCACTCTGTGCTGTCAAGTTTCTGCGGCTGGAAGACTTCCTGGACAACCAACGTCATGGAATGTGTCTCTATCTAGAACCACAGGGAATGTTGTTTGCTGAg GTAACATTTTTCAACCCAGTCATTGAGAGAAGACCAAagctgcaaagacaaaagaagattTTCTCAAAACAACAGG GCAAGACATTCCTGCGAGCCCCTCAGATGAATATCAACATTGCCACCTGGGGTCGCTTGGTGAGAAGAGCCATACCAACTGTCAGCACCAACTCTTTCAGTCCACAGGCTGCTGAGATCGGGCCCAGCAGTCTGCCTGGATCACCCACACCCAGCAG TGACCCGCTGGTGACCAAGCTAGACTTTGACAAAGAGCCCACCCCAGGAAGCAAACAGTACACAGTACATCACGACATCCGTGAACCACTGGTGCAGGACAAGATGCCCGACAAAGAAGAAGTGCAG GATGCACTTGCCTCATTTGACTTCTTGAACAAAAGAAACAGCATGGCAGTGAAGCAAGATCTGGACGGAGTGGTAGGGCAGGAAATCCAGAATCCAGACCTGGAACTAACTGCCAtccagaaagacacagagattAG GGAAGAAGAGCAGTTCCATTTCAGTCTGcaagattttaaatgtgtggcaGTCCTTGGACGTGGTCACTTTGGGAAG GTGCTACTTGCAGAATATAAAAGCACAGGAGAGATGTTTGCTATCAAAGCTCTGAAGAAAGGAGATATCGTTGCTCGTGATGAGGTGGACAG TCTGATGTGTGAGAAGAGGATTTTTGAAACTGTCAACAGTGTCCGCCACCCGTTCCTGGTCAACCTGTTTGCGTGCTTCCAGACACAGgagcatgtgtgttttgtcatgGAGTACGCAGCTGGAGGCGACCTAATGATGCACATCCACGCTGATGTTTTCTCTGAGCCCAGGGCTGT ATTCTATGCAGCCTGTGTCGTATTAGGATTACAGTTCTTACATGACCATAAGATTGTGTACAG AGATTTAAAGCTGGATAACCTGCTTCTAGATACAGAGGGTTATGTGAAAATTGCTGACTTTGGACTTTGCAAAGAAG GAATGGGTTTCAGGGACCGCACCAGCACATTTTGTGGCACGCCAGAGTTTTTAGCTCCTGAGGTTTTGACTGAAACTTCGTACACCCGTGCTGTGGACTGGTGGGGCCTGGGTGTTCTCATCTTTGAGATGCTGGTTGGAGAG TCACCCTTCCCtggtgatgatgaggaggaggtgtTTGACAGCATTGTCAATGATGAAGTCCGCTACCCCCAGTTTCTCTCAACTGAGGCCATTTCCATCATGAGGAGG CTTTTGCGGAGGAGTCCAGAACGACGTCTTGGAGCAGGAGAAAGAGATGCAGAGGAGGTCAAGAAGCATCTATTCTTTAGG aacgTGGATTGGAACGGACTTTTGGCCAAGAAGGTGAAGCCACCATTTGTGCCAACAATCCAGGGCGCTAACGATGTCAGTAACTTTGATGATGAATTTACCTCAGAGGCTCCCATCTTAACCCCGCCCAGGGAACCTCGAGTGCTGAGCTCCAATGAGCAGAACATGTTCTCTGACTTTGATTACATTGCAGACTGGTGTTAA